From Euwallacea similis isolate ESF13 chromosome 11, ESF131.1, whole genome shotgun sequence, the proteins below share one genomic window:
- the ksh gene encoding protein kish-A: MTAVFNLQSLLTVVLLFICTCAYLKSFFPKILDKSRTGVLKTCWKCARIGERKSPWIGLACFGMAFSILFLQ, encoded by the exons ATG ACGGCAGTTTTCAATCTCCAAAGTTTGCTGACTGTGGTCCTGCTGTTTATTTGCACTTGtgcctatttaaaatcttttttcccCAAGATTTTGGACAAAAGCCGCACAGG CGTACTAAAAACCTGTTGGAAATGCGCCAGAATAGGCGAAAGAAAGTCTCCATGGATAGGACTGGCCTGTTTTGGGATGGCCTTTAGCATTCTTTTCCTgcagtaa
- the mRpL33 gene encoding large ribosomal subunit protein bL33m: protein MFLTRILLKKVKAKDIMVQMESLVSGHTFNIIRPRLAEKLELIRFDPYIQKESVYKEKKKIRSM from the exons ATGTTCCTAAcgagaattttattaaaaaaagttaaagctAA GGACATAATGGTACAAATGGAAAGCCTGGTAAGCGGCCACACTTTCAATATCATCAGACCAAGGCTGGCAGAGAAGTTGGAACTCATTCGATTCGATCCCTACA TACAGAAAGAGAGCGTTTAcaaggaaaaaaagaagattCGCAGCATGTAA